GTATAATACCTTTGTCATGTAGAGGGAATTTTGGGTTGCGGATTGCATAGGGATACCTCCTTGGTAATAGGATATATATAAAACCGCCAGATGTGCGCAATCTGGCGGTTTTAGTAGGAAAAGGACTTCGTTTGCAGGGTGATAAGTCATTCCATTTCATGCTACTGTGTGTTATTATTAATATGGAAAGATGTGGCAAAGGAAGTGATTGCAATTGGAACGAATAACAGTTCTTGAAAACGACATGCCACAAATCGGTCTGTTTACAAGAACCATAACACAAGGTGATGAATATGAACTTGTAAAACAGTTTGTTGAGTATTATTGTCATCAATTTCAACGCAATAATAAAAAATTAAATCTCGCAGTATTTATAGAACCTCGGGTTTCATCTGGATTCCCAGATATTGTGCTTGCATCATACCTTCCATCAATAGTAAACAACTGGTCGGATGAACGAAAAAACCTTACAGTAAACGACTTAAAGATACTTTCTCACTTGCTGTTGACCCGTGGTGTGAACGGCTCCCATTTGATTTCAAGCTTGAAGTTGCCGGAAAAACAAACATTAACCTCGCTTGAAAAATTGCTTGATGCCAAGTTGATTTCGTATAGAAACAAATGCTGGCGTCCACGTGAGTTGCGTGATGTTTTTAGCATAATCAAGCTTATTTCAGTCGAAGCAAAAATCAACAATATTAACCGAGTTGTGGAGCAATCTTTAATTAATACATGGTTTGCGTCACATTCTTATGCACTTACAAATGTTTCAAAGCCACAAAATGAAACATTGAAAGCGTTTTCTCAACATGGTATTGGCCTTTACTGTAAGAAAAAGAGTTTTCAAAAAATCCTCGAAGCTAAACAAATAACCTTGCCATCCAGCTATCAATCACTACAGTTTAATGAGTGGATTGGCAATAATCTTGCCGTATGAGGGAGAATTGTATGAAAAGCTTTGATAAATTACGAGCTCCCTTTACAAATGTCTCTTTACTTGCAAGAGGTGTTGGTGAGATTATCGATGTAAATTGGGCTGCAATTGCCGCTCATGACATGGCATATCAGTACCCACTTTCACAAGAATGGGGTTCATTATAATGTTGTCAACAAACCCGTCCTTCTGACACCTTCTTTATTGTATCATTTTTCTCTCAAATTCTGGAGGGCTCCGGCTCGTCACAAGGTTGAGCAACAAGGCTACAAGGCTTGCATGGCACTTTTGAAACTAGCCGACAAGTATTCCATTGAGCGACTGGACGCTGCTTGCGCCAAAGCGTTATCTTATACAGAACAGGCAATACTTAAATCAGGCCGGGATAAGATTCAAGAAGAATCCTATGTATTTCCTTCCTCCTCCGAATATGGTCTTACTCGTGGAGCCGACTACTTCAGCAAGAGGATGCGTTATTCTCCGATATCCCCGAATAGTATGCGAAGGTAATCCTGCCTTCCATTGATGATTCGGGCTACGGAGATATATCCGTTCTCAACGCGGTAAAAAGCCAGATGTTTTTCGCATACAAGAAAGCGCAGGTCTGTTTTGCAGCCCGTCTTCACCTGAACAGAAGGTCCCAAAAAAGGTTGCTCCTTAAGGCGGCCACAAGAATCAAGAATACTTTTTTTGATCCTTGCCGCCGCCTGTGGATTATAAAGAACGTTTGAGATGTAGTCGCTCATCTCCTGCAAATCGTTCAACGCCTCGGGGGTATACCTGACCTTCATTTTTCAACTCCCAAACGGCTGTACATATCATCCTCCGGGATCCAGTCGGCATCGGTCTTAACGGACTGCCACCCCTTTTCAACCTCACTTACAAGCTGCTTCATCGCTTTTGCCTTAAGGTATTCGGCGTTTTCTTGCGAGACAAGGAACGGAAGACCCCCGGCATTGAGTGATTGTTGGATAAATATATTGACGGCGTTTGTCAGCGTCAGGCCATATTTTGCAAAAATCATCTCCGCTTTCTGCTTGATCTCGGGATTAATCCGCATTTGGAAGCTGGAGGTCTTGGCCGCATTCGTCACGTTAGGGGTGTTATATTCGCTCATATCTATCAGCTCCTTCATCTCTATTATACCCAAACCAGGGCCAATGTAAATACATTATCACTACATATCAGCCGGATGATCAATAAATGCCTATACACAGCCGAACGCATTGCACTCTCTCCGCGCTGCTTCACGTATTCTGTCAAGTCCGCTCAATGCTTTACCGGCGCTTTCACCCCGTCCCCCTGACACGTCCCAATATTCCGGCTAAAGAGTTGATATTGCAATGCAATTAGCATATAATATATATGCATTGAATTGCGAAAGGAGTTGATTACCGTGGCCAATACAACAAATTTCAGCGTCCGTATGGACAGCGACGTTAAAAAACAGTGCGAGATGCTTTACGGAGAGCTTGGCATGAACCTAACGACGGCCATTAATGTGTTTTTAAGACAGTCGCTTCGGGTCGGTGGTTTCCCGTTTGAGGTAAAACTGGGCACGCCGAACAACGCTACCGTCGCCGCCATGAAGGAAGCCGAACGCATTGCCGTCGCCCCCGACGCAAAACGATACAGCGATGTAGAGGAAGCGCTGAGGGAGCTTAAAGTATGACACTGGACATTGTTTACGACACAATTCAAGCAGGACTACAAGCTGGCGATGAAACGTGGGCTTGATATCGAATTGCTGGATAACATCATCCGACTGCTCGCCAGGGGAGAACCACTGCCGGAAAAGAACCGTGACCATGCGCTGACCGGGAATTGGGCAGGGCACCGGGAATGCCACGTTCAAAGCGACTGGCTGCTAGTGTACCGCGCCGATAACGGCGTTCTTGTTCTGACACTGACGCGTACGGGCTCTCATAGCGATTTATTCGGTAAGTAAAGTACGTGCACTCCCCGGCAGCTATAAACCGGCTGCTTTCAGTTTAAACCTGGAGTTTCTTCTTTATGATAAACTGAACTAAATGGAGGTGTTACTTGTGAGTTTACTAAAGCGAATAACTACCGACCCGGAAGTTTGTCACGGAGCAGCTTGTATAGCCGGGACCAGAATCCCCGTTTCAGTTATTTTAGATAACCTCGCAGCCGGCTCAAGCCGGGAGGAAATTCTGAAAAATTATCCGTCTTTATCCCCCGCCGACATAGATGCCACCCTGGCTTATGCCGCCTTACTGGCCAAAGAAGAACATTTAGCCCTTTGACCGGAGATAAGTCATGAAAATAAAAATTGACTAGAACCTCCCCATTGCAGCAGCTGAGCGGTTTAACGCTGCAGGACATGATTCTGAAACGGTATATTCTGAAGGAATAGAAAGCTGCTCTGAACTGTCGATTTAAATTCCAGGTGCAAAATGTGGTGAATGATCTAATTGCATGTATTATATTTTCTAAAATTAGCATACTATGTATTGACATTGTAAGTGATTTATCTTACAATATAAAGTCAGAAAGGAGCTGATACTATGGCAACTACAAGTGTAACAATCCGTATGGACGAAAACCTTAAAAAGCAGGCCGAAACACTTTTTGATGAAATGGGCTTGAACATGACCACAGCTATAAATATTTTTGCAAAAGCCGTTGTCAGGCAAGGTAAAATACCTTTTGAAATCGCCGCAGACCCGTTTTTGAGCGAGGTCAACCAAGCGCGTATAAGAGAAAGCCTTGAGCAGTTGAAAAGTGGGCAGGTGATGGTCAAGACAATGGAAGAATTAGAGACTATGGCCGATGAGTAAATCATTGACTTTTGCACAGAACGCATGGGAGGACTATTTATATTGGCAAACGCAGGACAAGAAAACGTTACGCCGTATCAACCAGTTGTTGCAAGATATCCAGCGCAATAACTTTGAGGGAATAGGCAAGCCGGAACCGCTCAAAGGCGATAAAACGGGATTATGGAGCCGCCGAATTGACGAAACTAACCGAATTTTATACCGCGTTACCGACACCACAATTGAGATTGTACAATGCCACACCCATTACGGCGACAAATGACGCACAAGGCATGCTCAACCTGATCAGCCTGTCGGGAGCGATAATGTCATAACCAATTTCAGGTACGGGATAACTTGGAAATAGCTCAACCCTACGTGCTGGATCCGGCGCTGTACTGGACACCTACACCTGAATCTGGATGGCTGTCAGAAAACTTCTAATATCTATATTGGAAATGTTGTCAACAACCCCGTCCCCGTGACCGACGTGACCGACCGATGTAATTAGCTCAAATAATGATTTTCCTTTAATATTTCCAGATATTGAGATAATTGCGAGTTATTAAATTTTGTGCCTTTAATCCTTTTAACACCGTTAATTATATCAATATCACTTTTTCCTTCGCTACCAACCAAGTTGCATGCAACATAATCTAAAGTTGCAATTCCCTCTAATTCAAAGGCTGTCTTATTGCCAAATCTACTTATCACATACTCAACAGTTTTCTTGTCCTCAGAAGAAAGCTCTTCCCCCTCACACCTAGAGGAATCCATAACACTAATAGTATGGGTTCGCCCTGTAGTATCTATTTCTATTACCTCATCACTTTCCAATCTATGCAAAATATTATCAAGCTTAGCGCTATAAGGTCCAAAAAAGTGTATATTATACCCTAAATCAAACTCGACGCCTTTTCTCTCAATTAAGTACATTAATTTCTGGACTGCCTTTTTACCAAGTTTCCTATCTTCGCAGATACTTTCCAAAGTTTTAATATAACGCCTCAGATTATTCACCATATTCCCCCTCTCAAAGAGTTTCAATTAATACTTTTTAAATATTCGATTGCATCATTACCTTTTTCCTCGCACACATAAAGTCTTTCTATATTTATTTTTTCGGTCAAATTTGAAATAATATGCGACTCATCAGAAATCGTACTTGGCTGATCAATTTTCTTGTTTACTATCACAATAGCCTTTTCGTTTTCTATGTCAACTTTCATTGGAATTTTATGCGGCATCTTATCGGCAGAATAATCCTCAATAAAAAATTCAGCGCCAAATTCTTTGAACAACAGCTTTTTCTGACTTTCAAAATACCGCTTATCTCCCGATTGAGGATGAGGCTTTGTTTCTAATATAGCAGGAAAAACTGACCGCTGGATTATTCTCTTGCAATCAACAACATCATTAAAATGTTCCTTCATTAGTTGAAAGACTCTACTGTCATCCCATTTAATATATTCGTCAACAGAATCAGGATATGTACCATTAGGTAGTATTTGTTCTAATGCACGCGCAAAAATAATATCAAAAAATCTTCTGGTTCTATGAAAATATACTTGCACAAACATAAAGTATCTTGCTAAAACGAATTCCTCAAACGCTTGAACTCCACCATGTTCAATCGCCAAACGTGGAATTCCTTCCTGCAAAAAAACCGTTAAACAAGAAACCAATCGCTCGACATCAAATTTGCCGTAATTAACCCCACAATACAATGAATCTCTTAACAAATAATCCATTTTGTCACAATCCAATTCACTGTCCATAAAGCTATTTAAAAATACAAACTCTGAGTTTTCGCCAGCATCTCTACCATTATATATGCCACAAATTAGTTCTGGAGTAATATCATATTTTTCTCCATACTGTTGAGCATATTCTTTTCCGATCTCCCGAATATAATCTGCTATACATGTTTCTTTAATTATTTTTTCTGTGAAATCCTCATGTTTTAATTTACCAGGAAAGACCACTTCAGATGCATGTGAGAATGGTGCATGCCCCAAATCATGAGTCAATGCAATGACCCTTAATATTTGTTCATACCAAGCTATCTTTTCCTTCGATAAAAAATCTGGATTTTTACTTACAACCGAGCGAAACGCTTTCGTTACTAAATGCATTACTCCCAAAGAATGACCAAAACGAGTATGCTCAGCTCCATGGTAAACTAAGTTGGTTAAAGCAAGTTGCTTAATATTTCTTAATCTTTGAAATGGAGCAGAATCAATTATTTTATTTTCAAGAGGTTTTACCTCAATAAATGCATGCACCGGGTCTCTATATCTACTAAGGCTCAAAAAACCACCTCCGCGTTCGCATACATACGCTTTAATTATAACACATGACGTTGCAAAAAGGTTATTTAATCCAACAGAAAGAGGGCCTGCTGTTAGAAATTTGGAGCACCTCAAGATCCTTGCATATGTCAGTCAAGCTCTTCATCCCCCTGGCGGCGCTTTGCGCTGCGGCGTTTTGCGCCAATAGTCCCAGCACAAGAAACACCACCCCGTGCATGTACGCGCGGGCCACGGAGTTGATGCGCTCGATCAGCTCCAGCTTCTCCGGTTCCGTGATTTTCGCTTTGGTAAGCTTTATACAGCTTATGCTGAGCATCCGGCATGGTGAGTACGGGAGAGTTTTCGATCAAAGGCAGATTAACAATTTCCTGTATAAATCAAAATCCTGTTATTAACTATTTTGATTGTCTTAACCCCTTCAGGCAGCAGCGCAGGTAATGCGTTTTGCTGAAAAGCAAATGACCATTGGTAAGCTGTAACAAAGGGATTTCCCCTTTGAATCGTCAGGTTAAAGCTGTCATAAAAATCCTGACCCAGATTAGAAAAATTTTTTCTGCTATACATTATACTTTCCATGGAAGGTGAAGTAATGTGGACATTTTTTGCCCTTCTTATATATTCGGTAATCTTAAATATTAATTCATCTCCGCAGTCACAGTACACATTATGGAGCAGTCCAACCGTTGTAAACACAATAAGAATCTCTGGAATATCTTCTAACAATCGCTCTTTGCCAAGATGAAACAGAGCATATATAGCTGGCGCATCAATAACAATCGATTCATTTTTAGGGATAAGAATTTCTGTGTTTTTACTTATTGCTTCGAGTGCAATATTTTTAATATGATTTGTTTTGACGTTGCCATTAACTTCAGTTCTCTTCTGAAGAATATCTAGTTTTCCCTCCACCTTTTGCACTAAGATATTGGATTGCTGATCCACGTGTCCGTTAGCCTTATACAAATTTAGATAATATCTAGCTTTTTCTAAATCATTATAATGGAGATATGCAACAGAGGCATAATATGCGTATATTGTTTCACCATAATAACGATATTTTTCATATATATCCAGCGCACTCCCTATAATTCCACTGAAATCATTTAGTCTTACCTTTAAATCAACTTCTATAACCTTACGAATATCCGATCCGCACTTGTATTTTACCTTATTTGAATATAGCCAATATGCTCTATCAATGTTATTAATTTTCATCAAATAATCATGGTAAGCAAGATAAAAGCTATCCGGATCTTGATTCACAAGTTCCGGCTTGTCCTTAAGGACTTCCTCATATATATTGCCTATAGAATGAACTTGCCCTGTCCTCCGATAAAAGGTTATCAAGATATTGTAGTTTATAACCGATGGCTCTTGGTTAATGATATCCCGGATCGTCTTTTCTGCTTCTGCGTATTCTCCATTCACTTCATAATAAAAGCTTTTAATTATCTGCATCTTATCGCTATGGTTCCAATATTCTGAATACTTCACAAAATAATCATTAAACCGATCCTTTGCTTTAGCATTCAAAAGAGTGGCTAGAAATTGAATAAGAATATCCTCATTATCTTTATAGATTTTATCCACAACTGGTTTCAAAGCCTGAATTGCATGCTCAGTCATACCACGCATGTTGTAAAACTCGCTGGAAATTAAAGCTTTATCCGTTTCATTTAGCATATTGATATCATTGACACTACTCTTATTCAATTGAATATTATTAATTGCCTTCATCCGGCTTATTTCATATAAGTCATCGCCACAATACTCTATGAGTTGATCGTACATCCGATCAAAATCCATGGTTCTCCTCAAGTAAAACAAACTTCTCAAATAAGGGATTGCAACTCTTGAATGGATTCCCCGCCGTACACTTCCTTTGGCTCTGGCAAATCCAGCTTCAAAATATTCTACTGCTTTACTTAAATCATTTAGATTGACGGCATTTATCTTAATCGTAATACCGTCATCCGCTTCTCCAATAGCCTTAAAGTAGGTTGCTATTCCCAGGTCCTCAATATTAAAAATATTATCATCAATTTCATATGCTCTTCGCAGTAGCCGAAGCGCATCGCCATACATTTTGTAATGCAGCGCAATTTCTCCAGTCAAACGGTAAATAAACTGACGTTGATCGTCGTCTTCAGTATTAACAATCAAATCCATATCCTCATTCAAAAGCATATCAAAAGCTCTTTCATAAGGAATTTCAGTACAAATGTTTTCAGTATAAACCTTTAAGCCAAGGAGCAGGGGATCCTCAGGAGCCATTTCATACCACTCATTAGCCGTTTTATAAGCCGATTCAAAATCACCAATATTAAATTGATAATCAACGATGCAGGATAGAAGATCTATATCATCTTTGCATTTTGGCAATTTCATGGCAGATTCAACCAAAGAAGCCGCAGAAGGGTAATCCCGAATCAGGATATAACAATAAAGCATCCCCTTTATAAGCATCTTCTTATCCTCAGTTGAGAGAGGTTCAAAAATACTCCCCTGCAGAATTCGGTTGTATTCAGCAATTGCTTCGTCTATCTGACCATTTTTCTGCAGCTTTTTGATCTCTTTTACTTTATCGTATATAGTAGAATCCTTGGAAGGAAGAGATTCAGTTGGATCTACAAGTGTCAGACACTCAGTTTTCACACTCATCATACTTTGAGGCTGATAAATTGTTCTCTGATCACTGCCTTTCAAAATCTGACTTTGTGCTTCTTGCTCATCTATTTGATCACTTACACTTATAATCTCATTGAGTATTTCACGAATACCTTTTATGTGGTCCCCGTTATCAGTGGAATATCTTAAGATCTTTACATCATATCGCTTCTCCATTTCAAGGCGTTTTTCCACCGATATATTAGCTAGTAGTATAAAATGTCTAGCTCTCAATCTTTCACTGCTTACTTCTAACACTTGCTGTATATATTCATCGTCCAAAGAGACCCCAATAAAAAGCAATACGTATCTTTCTCTAAAATGCTCAAGCACCGTTTGAAACTCTATGCTATTCTGATATAAATTATTATACGATTCCCTGGAAAGAACAATCGTTGAAGGCTTCGTATAATCTCCGTGCAGATTATATACAGCCCCATCGTGAATCACATCGTCCCACTCGTTGCTGAATTCTTTGAATAAATGTGAAATATCACTGGGACCTTTACCAACATACTCGGATAAATAGTTGTCATAGTTTGTAGTCAGATACTTGGTGCAGTTCATTTTAGCCAAATCCTTATAGATATTATCAGGCGGTTCTTCAACCTCTTTTTGTCTTTTGCGCTGGATTGCTCCGCAAATTGAGGCCTTCAAATCCTCTTCCCCGATGCCCGCTTTCCTCATCTCATCTACGGCTTCCAAATATCGATGTTCTTCGATGAGTTTTGAAATTTCTTCTCTATGCTCAGTAAGGAATTCATAATCAAATTTTCCACAAACATCATCAAGAAGTGTACCCCATCCGGGCATTTCGAAAGGAAACGACAAACCAGCTCCGACAAATGGTACGAGCTGATGCCTTCTATAAGCTTGTTTTAGTATATTCATATACTCTTTTGCCGGATGGGCCATTTCACCACTTCCTTAGATAATCGCATAATGAGAAATTTGTTGGACGGGTATGTAAGACCGGTGTCTACAAGAGCCGCATAGCTCCCACCCTTGACCTCCGGTAATCTGTGAAAACAGTTCACATGCTGGGCTCCACGCATGGATGGGCTGCCTATCACAGCCTTTATCTCTGATTTCTATTTACTGTGTTTGAAAATAGTCCTGCCAACTTCAATGATCATTTTGATTTCGTTCTGTGTCCTTCCTCTAAACGCAGCAGCCAGTTCATCTAAAGCAGAATCATATTTTGCCCGGGGATCACTCTGTAAAAGATAGTCAAAACTGGCCCCCAAGATGTTCCCAATTTGTACTAAAGTCTCAACACTTAATTTTCTTTCGCCCCGTTCAATTTGGCCAATATATGAGGGTGTTAAATTGGTTTTTTCCGCTAAGGCTTCTTGCGTTAACCCTTTATTCCGGCGTAGTCTTTTAATCTTTTCTCCCAACAACCGGTAATTCACAGCCTCAACTCCTTTACAGTTAACTATAAAGGCTGACAGCGGCCAATATAATATGCCATAAGCTTAGTTAGGTATTGCCATAAGCTCAGTAATGACTTAAAATATAGTGTATCAGAGCATTTCGGATAGACCCTGCCTGTTTATATACAGATTTAATCAAACATTACATTAGTAAAGAGGTAGTATCTGAATGGCTAATAAAATGGAATGCCATATTGTTTATGCCAAGACTCGTGCAGAGGCCGATATCATAGCCGTATACTTTAATCACCAAGGGATTCCAACAGAAGTAAAGAAGGACAATATCTTTGGTTATACAATTCTTACAAACAAAGAACATCAATTCAAAGCTCAACTGATATATCTTTCACGTTTAAACGCTAAATAATCCAGGAAAAAACCTCCGGTACGGTTAAGTATCAGAGGCTTTTCCTTTTGTTCAGTGAGCGTGCCGGTATTTATGTTTTACAGGATTCCAGCTTATATTCGCTAGCCTGCCTGGCCATTGACAACATGTGTCGCACCAAAAATTAGCATAGGAATTACTCCGGAGATGGTACATCTCCTACTTTATGCCCGGTTTATCCCGGCGCTTTCGAACCGTCCCTCTGTGCCTTCCGCTGTCGTTTATACCATATATCGGTCATTCATGCACAGAGTATCCTAAAGCCGGTTTCATTCTGATATAGTAGTTTCATGGAGCTTGTCCGGGAGCGGGAAACTCCACTACTAAAAAGGGGTGAGGCATATATGCGTTGGAAAATCTCTTGTGGCCGCGGCCGGCGGCGCTTAATCACTTCATAACTATGAAAATTATTGAAGAATGCAAATGTGCAATTCAAACGGCAAATGGATGTTTTCTCACTGCTGTAAACAAAGGTGGGATGGATGAACCTGCCAATCGACTCCCCATTCACACAGACGCAACAAAGATTGACATCTGGGAAATGTTTGAGGTCAGGGAACTACATAACGGCAGTTAACAACGGCGGAATGTCTGACAGTTCTGGAAAATCCGCTATATGCACAGATTCAACAACAGTAGGTGAGAATGAGAAATTCAAACTGATTTTCTTCTGATCCTCAACTTCAAAACAGCAAGCCGGAGGTTGGCCTCCGGTTTAATTTTTCTACACCATGGTGTCGACCGCGCGGGTCGCGATGCCTTTGCTGCTGGCATTGGAAAAGCCGGCCAGCTGCGCGGAAAGCATATATATGGCCTAAATAGTGCTGCCAAACTTCCCCGCCGGCATGGATGCCACCCCGGCTTATGCTGCCTTACCGGCCAAAGAAGAACATTTAGCCCTTTGACCGCCCTTCCCCCAGTCTCCGTGATATACTGCTTTTTTTATGTTCGCTTTTCAGTTTACCCGTACTCTGTTCCTTATTCTGTTTCTTATACAGTATACGAGCCCGATGCCCATCATGCTGCCAACAGCATCCATGGCGATATCGCTGACTTGAAAAGCCCTGCCGGGCACATAGAGCTGGTGGATTTCATCGGTTACGGCATAGGCGACACATATGGCCAGGGAGATCGCAATCGCTTTCATCCCCCTGGCGCCGCTTTGCGCTGCAGCGTTTTGCGCCAACAGTCCCAGCACAAGAAACACCACCCCGTGCATGTACTCGCGGGCCACGGAGTTGATGCGCTCGATCAGTTCCAGCTTCTGCGGTTCCGTGATTTTCGCTTTGGTAAGCTTTACCGTGGTGTCGACCACGCGGGTTACGATGCCCTTGCTGTTGGCATTGGATAAGCCGGCCGGCTGCGCGGAAAGGAGATAGATGGCCAGCATCCAGAGAAGCACGGCGAGCCAGGACAGGGTTTGTATAAGCGGGCGGTTTATATTCATTTACTCATCCTTTGTGATAGTTTCCGGACAATGTCGCTTCCCGCGACACCATCGGCATTTGCAACAACCCAATGTAGGTGCGATTTCAATCGCACACGGCGCCCCGGTGACGGACTTATTCATAAGTCTAGCTATTTGCCTGTCCCTTACTTATCATTTCACATCACCTTTTGCTTCAAGAAAGCAAGAGAATTCATCTATTTCCTTTTTTAAACGATTAAATACTTTCGGCAACTTATTTACTAATGGCGCCATTTTGGCACTAGATAGCTGAAAACTATATATATTTCTTACAATATGGCGAAAACCCCTGTATTCATCTAAATAGTTTCTTGTTTCCCTTGAAATAACGGAAGGCCTTATCAGCTCAATTTCAGTAGCCATTTGGCGTAATAGTTCTTGGTGCCAGTTTTCTCCTTTTGGTCTTGTTTGATCTACGTTTGCAGAAACCAACTCAAAGATTCTTTCAAGTGCTGTATAAAAACTATGGAGGTTTAAAGCCACGCTATCCAGATAAAATTCATCTCCTGTTCGCTTTACACGTTCCCAACCAGCCTGCGTGCGGTCAACAATTTGCTTAAGCTCATTGATTTCTTCACGAACCCTGCTCGCAAGAGTTAAATATTCTTTGTTCATACTTCAATTCCCTCGGCTTCAATGGCTCTACGCAAGGTATCACGGCAGGTTTGAGCATCAACTAAATCAACCTTGAAATCTGTAGTTAGGCCAGTTGCTACACCCACCGCTGCATAAAATTGTTCATCAGGGATGCCCCATGCAGCCAAATCAACATCGGACCAGCGTGTAAATAATGAACGTTTGGCTAAAGAACCAAACACCACTACCTTTTTGGCCCCAAAACTTTCTTTTAAAAGGGATGCGGCTCTCCTGGCCAATAGCCATGCTTCATCATAACGTTTTGATAAAGCTACATCAGCTACAGAAGTATCTTCTGTAATAGTTAAAGAATATTTATAAGTTGAGTAAGAAATCAAGTCATCGGGTTTTGTACTCATTTCAATTCCCCTCGTATAATAGTATTAGAACCACCGGACAACCAAAATTCCAATTGAGGGAAATATGGGTAATCCAGATAGGTTCGGGAACCGGTTCCCAAAGTACGGGTACCGAGACCAACAAAAATCATTTGCCTATTCCACAGCGGGTATGGTCCTGGTACCGGTCAGTCGCGCGACTACTGTATTGTGGAAATAGCCATTGAAGTGGTTGGTCAACAGTACCTGAAATATGGTGGTGATACTAAGACATTAAATAATCATACAATATCAACAATCCAAGCTCTGAACGCCATTGTGCGAATGGGCAGTGAAGTCCTCTTAGATGGGTATGGGTTGTTATGATGATAATAGCTTTTATGCCGGCCCCCCAGGTCACTGTTTAGCAGCTACCTTGGCCGGGCCGGTTTTCTGTTACCTTTTTTAGTGCATTGTTTTTCAAAATAATGATAAAATCCATCTTTGCGCGAAGGATGCGTAGCATCCGTAGAGCGCACGAATTAGTTTCGGTTATTTGTCAAGCAGTGTCTGGACATGGGCGCCTTTTTACGGGACAATGTGACCAACAAGTTGGTATGGGGATATTTCTTCTTCCCCTCGTGGAGCCTTTAGGGTTACTACTTCGTGAAGCCTGTTACCCTTGGTCCGCCGTCCTTTTCTAACCGCTGGTTGTACCCCCGGCTTTATGGTGATGGGATTTTGCAGCTTCCCATTCATGCACCCACCTGACCGGGTGAGTACTTA
This region of Pelotomaculum schinkii genomic DNA includes:
- a CDS encoding SIR2 family protein — translated: MAHPAKEYMNILKQAYRRHQLVPFVGAGLSFPFEMPGWGTLLDDVCGKFDYEFLTEHREEISKLIEEHRYLEAVDEMRKAGIGEEDLKASICGAIQRKRQKEVEEPPDNIYKDLAKMNCTKYLTTNYDNYLSEYVGKGPSDISHLFKEFSNEWDDVIHDGAVYNLHGDYTKPSTIVLSRESYNNLYQNSIEFQTVLEHFRERYVLLFIGVSLDDEYIQQVLEVSSERLRARHFILLANISVEKRLEMEKRYDVKILRYSTDNGDHIKGIREILNEIISVSDQIDEQEAQSQILKGSDQRTIYQPQSMMSVKTECLTLVDPTESLPSKDSTIYDKVKEIKKLQKNGQIDEAIAEYNRILQGSIFEPLSTEDKKMLIKGMLYCYILIRDYPSAASLVESAMKLPKCKDDIDLLSCIVDYQFNIGDFESAYKTANEWYEMAPEDPLLLGLKVYTENICTEIPYERAFDMLLNEDMDLIVNTEDDDQRQFIYRLTGEIALHYKMYGDALRLLRRAYEIDDNIFNIEDLGIATYFKAIGEADDGITIKINAVNLNDLSKAVEYFEAGFARAKGSVRRGIHSRVAIPYLRSLFYLRRTMDFDRMYDQLIEYCGDDLYEISRMKAINNIQLNKSSVNDINMLNETDKALISSEFYNMRGMTEHAIQALKPVVDKIYKDNEDILIQFLATLLNAKAKDRFNDYFVKYSEYWNHSDKMQIIKSFYYEVNGEYAEAEKTIRDIINQEPSVINYNILITFYRRTGQVHSIGNIYEEVLKDKPELVNQDPDSFYLAYHDYLMKINNIDRAYWLYSNKVKYKCGSDIRKVIEVDLKVRLNDFSGIIGSALDIYEKYRYYGETIYAYYASVAYLHYNDLEKARYYLNLYKANGHVDQQSNILVQKVEGKLDILQKRTEVNGNVKTNHIKNIALEAISKNTEILIPKNESIVIDAPAIYALFHLGKERLLEDIPEILIVFTTVGLLHNVYCDCGDELIFKITEYIRRAKNVHITSPSMESIMYSRKNFSNLGQDFYDSFNLTIQRGNPFVTAYQWSFAFQQNALPALLPEGVKTIKIVNNRILIYTGNC
- a CDS encoding helix-turn-helix domain-containing protein, encoding MNYRLLGEKIKRLRRNKGLTQEALAEKTNLTPSYIGQIERGERKLSVETLVQIGNILGASFDYLLQSDPRAKYDSALDELAAAFRGRTQNEIKMIIEVGRTIFKHSK
- a CDS encoding nucleotidyltransferase family protein, whose amino-acid sequence is MSTKPDDLISYSTYKYSLTITEDTSVADVALSKRYDEAWLLARRAASLLKESFGAKKVVVFGSLAKRSLFTRWSDVDLAAWGIPDEQFYAAVGVATGLTTDFKVDLVDAQTCRDTLRRAIEAEGIEV
- a CDS encoding VanZ family protein, which codes for MNINRPLIQTLSWLAVLLWMLAIYLLSAQPAGLSNANSKGIVTRVVDTTVKLTKAKITEPQKLELIERINSVAREYMHGVVFLVLGLLAQNAAAQSGARGMKAIAISLAICVAYAVTDEIHQLYVPGRAFQVSDIAMDAVGSMMGIGLVYCIRNRIRNRVRVN